The following is a genomic window from Chloroflexota bacterium.
AGCCGTCAATAACCACTGGAATGCGTCTCGCGGCTGCTCCCAGCATTACCCCGACCAATCCCCCGATTTCAAAACCACCTACTTTCGCCAGTACCTCCAGCGGCTTCGCTGGTTCAGGTTGGTTTATAGCGAGGGCCCGCTCGATTACCCTTATTTTATGTCGCAACTGCGCGTCCGTCAGGCCGGTGCCCTGCCCCGTAACCTCAGCCACCGGTTTTCCCGTCATAACGGCACAGATAGCGCTGCTGGCCGTGGTGTTACCGATGCCCATATCGCCCGTGCCCACAATGTCCAGCCCTTTATCGGCCTCACTGTTCACCAGTTCAATTCCGGCCTCCACCGCCTGTGCTGCCTGTCCAGCAGTCATAGCCGGTCCGACCGCCATATTTTGTGTGCCGTAGCCAACTTTTCGCGATATCAGATTGGCATCCTGACCGAGGTCGGTGGCGACTCCCATATCAACGACAATAACCCTCGCTCCAACCTGCCGGGCGATGACATTGATTCCAGCCCCACCGCGCAGGAAGTTGGCCACCATCTGAGCGGTCACCTCCTGTGGCCAGTTGCCGACTTTCTCGGTTACCACCCCGTGGTCGCCGGCCATAACGATGACCGCTTTCTCTTTAATCCGGGGGGGTGACTTACTCTGAATACCTGCCAGTTGAACCGACAGTTCCTCCAGACGACCCAGGCTTCCCGGCGGTTTGGTCAGTCTGGTTTGTCTGGCCCGGGCTTCCTTCATCGCCATCTCATCAAGTGGCCCTATTTTTTCAATGGTACTGGTTATCAGTTCAGACATATTACCCCTCAAAGCAATCATTCCGATGTCATAAGTTCGCCTTTATCCTTCAGCTCTTTGATGACGGTGAGCAACTTCTGGCACTCAGGCAGGGTGCGGGTGGAAATACGCACGAATTCCGGCAGTCCAAAGGACGTACAATCTCGCACCTGAATACCATGTTTGAGCAATCGGCCACGAAATACCCTCGCGTTGCCTGCCCCGACCAGAAAATAATGAGTGTCCGATGGCACCGGTGGCAGGCCGAGTTGAGACAAACCTTTAAGAAGAAATTGCCTGGCTTCTCTTATCTTCTGCTTGCTCTCATCCAGAGCCTCTTCGTGTTCCAAAATCCGAAATCCGACCTGCTGCGCAACAATATTTACGTTCCAGGGCGGACAGACCAGTCGCAATGTATTTATTATCTCTTTACCGGCAATGGCATAACCAAGGCGCAGGCCGGTCAAGGCATAGTCCTTGGTCATAGAACGCAGTAAAATAACATTGCCCCGGGAAATCAACTCAATAGAAGACCAGGGCCGCTCTACGAAAGACAGGTAAGCCTCATCAAGAACTAATAACCCATCCCCGATTGCCGTCAAAATCTTTTCGATTTCTGGCTGGAATAAGTATCTTCCCGTGGGATTGTTCGGATTGCAGATGAAAAGCGCCTTGGGGTGGTGCTGGTCAATAAGGTTGACAATTTCATCGATTCGGGGGGCAAAATTATCCTCAGCCCTCGACCGGTGCTTGACTACGATTGCCCCGGCAAGCTGACTGGTCACCTCATATTCACCGTAAGTGGGCTCAAGTAGGAGAATTTCATCACCCTTATTGAAGTAGGCCAGAGCAATGAGGCGTATTAGCTCTGTGGTGCCGCTGCCAGCTATGATATTATCCGGTGAAATCCCCAATTTTTCGGCCAGCCTCTGCCTCAGTTCGGT
Proteins encoded in this region:
- the cobT gene encoding nicotinate-nucleotide--dimethylbenzimidazole phosphoribosyltransferase — translated: MSELITSTIEKIGPLDEMAMKEARARQTRLTKPPGSLGRLEELSVQLAGIQSKSPPRIKEKAVIVMAGDHGVVTEKVGNWPQEVTAQMVANFLRGGAGINVIARQVGARVIVVDMGVATDLGQDANLISRKVGYGTQNMAVGPAMTAGQAAQAVEAGIELVNSEADKGLDIVGTGDMGIGNTTASSAICAVMTGKPVAEVTGQGTGLTDAQLRHKIRVIERALAINQPEPAKPLEVLAKVGGFEIGGLVGVMLGAAARRIPVVIDG
- a CDS encoding histidinol-phosphate aminotransferase family protein; translated protein: MSLRPRDEVENIIKCPHGGMNYAELKAAGISPEALLDFSVCTNPFMPPEEIKEMHLGDFAIDRYPDSEATELRQRLAEKLGISPDNIIAGSGTTELIRLIALAYFNKGDEILLLEPTYGEYEVTSQLAGAIVVKHRSRAEDNFAPRIDEIVNLIDQHHPKALFICNPNNPTGRYLFQPEIEKILTAIGDGLLVLDEAYLSFVERPWSSIELISRGNVILLRSMTKDYALTGLRLGYAIAGKEIINTLRLVCPPWNVNIVAQQVGFRILEHEEALDESKQKIREARQFLLKGLSQLGLPPVPSDTHYFLVGAGNARVFRGRLLKHGIQVRDCTSFGLPEFVRISTRTLPECQKLLTVIKELKDKGELMTSE